In a single window of the Desulfovibrio mangrovi genome:
- a CDS encoding branched-chain amino acid ABC transporter permease: MVDEMDSSSFLQYLFSGLTVGATYGLTGLGFTIIFNTTGLINFAQGEFVMLGGMLAVICQAMLGLPLPLSVVLAVLGATLVGALVERIAIRPVRNAPPINLVIITIGISILIRSIVMLLWDKDTHALPHFSGTEPILIGGAALMPQSLWILGIAAVVLYALRTFFRKSIFGKAMLACSYQRKAAWLVGIGVEQMVLLSFMISALVGAVGGVILAPMTMTSFDVGILLGLKGFAACILGGLGNPFGAAAGGLVIGVLESFGAGVISSAYKDAFAFIILLLLLFVRPSGLFGKAEVKRV, translated from the coding sequence ATGGTTGACGAGATGGATTCTTCCAGCTTTCTGCAATACCTGTTTTCCGGCCTGACCGTGGGGGCGACGTACGGTCTTACGGGATTGGGGTTCACCATCATTTTCAATACCACAGGGCTCATCAACTTCGCACAGGGCGAGTTCGTGATGCTCGGTGGTATGCTGGCCGTCATCTGTCAGGCCATGCTGGGGCTGCCGCTGCCACTTTCGGTGGTGCTTGCGGTGCTCGGGGCCACCCTTGTGGGGGCTTTGGTGGAGCGCATTGCCATACGCCCCGTGCGGAACGCGCCGCCCATCAACCTTGTCATCATTACCATCGGTATTTCCATTCTCATCCGCAGTATCGTCATGCTGCTCTGGGACAAGGATACGCATGCTTTGCCGCATTTTTCCGGCACGGAGCCCATCCTGATCGGCGGGGCAGCGCTGATGCCGCAGAGTCTGTGGATTCTGGGCATTGCCGCCGTGGTGCTTTATGCTCTGCGCACCTTTTTCCGCAAATCCATCTTCGGTAAGGCCATGCTGGCCTGTTCCTACCAGCGCAAGGCCGCGTGGCTTGTGGGCATTGGCGTTGAACAGATGGTGCTGCTTTCATTCATGATCTCCGCCCTTGTGGGGGCTGTTGGGGGCGTGATTCTGGCGCCCATGACCATGACCTCCTTCGACGTGGGCATCCTGCTCGGGCTCAAGGGGTTTGCTGCCTGCATCCTCGGCGGTCTGGGCAATCCCTTCGGCGCTGCGGCGGGCGGGCTTGTGATCGGCGTGCTGGAATCCTTCGGGGCAGGGGTGATCTCCTCGGCCTACAAGGATGCGTTCGCCTTCATCATTCTCTTGCTGCTGCTCTTCGTGCGGCCCTCCGGTCTGTTCGGCAAGGCGGAGGTGAAGCGCGTATGA
- a CDS encoding tetratricopeptide repeat protein, whose product MMRFRENAPKVVLVTARKEHEDQDKAAIARQRLALGASFASGMDAFGYLCANPCDLILCDSNIGDMDSRSFLRLLKKNATLKHVPVVMVTAENDRNAVLDAIAAGCAGYILRPYSVDTFERHVGTALKLTTFTEIEEQQISDAKQLLAMGRYDDAIEEFEEILALHEEAQQYYDMGCRYLLKQKYGKAIVSFNKALKINELFAEAYQGLAEAFRGKGDMEQYKRFLKRAADTYAQFDRLEEVKELFIDILKVDSTAANPFNTLGVKLRRNGDLQGAVRAYLQALEISPSDENIYFNLSKAYCLLEERDKGMEALVTALRINSGFEEARDLYGRMAGQPWTGEGFDDLVDKVGRSREGSGSIVDL is encoded by the coding sequence ATGATGCGGTTCAGGGAGAATGCGCCGAAGGTAGTGCTTGTCACAGCCCGTAAGGAGCATGAAGATCAGGATAAAGCAGCTATTGCCCGTCAGAGGCTGGCTTTGGGGGCATCCTTTGCTTCCGGTATGGACGCCTTCGGGTACCTGTGCGCCAACCCTTGCGACCTCATTCTCTGCGACTCCAATATCGGCGACATGGACAGCCGCAGTTTCCTGCGCCTGCTCAAGAAGAACGCTACCCTCAAGCATGTTCCCGTGGTCATGGTCACGGCGGAGAATGACCGCAACGCCGTGCTGGACGCCATTGCCGCCGGATGCGCCGGATACATCCTTCGTCCCTATTCCGTGGATACCTTTGAACGCCACGTGGGCACCGCGCTCAAGCTGACCACGTTCACCGAAATTGAAGAGCAGCAGATCAGCGATGCCAAGCAGCTGCTCGCCATGGGACGTTACGACGACGCCATCGAGGAATTCGAAGAGATTCTCGCCCTGCACGAGGAGGCCCAGCAGTACTACGACATGGGCTGCCGCTATCTGCTTAAGCAGAAGTATGGCAAGGCCATTGTCTCCTTCAACAAGGCGCTCAAGATCAACGAGCTGTTCGCGGAGGCGTATCAGGGGCTTGCCGAGGCCTTCCGGGGCAAGGGCGATATGGAGCAGTACAAACGCTTCCTGAAGAGGGCGGCCGATACCTATGCGCAGTTCGACCGGCTGGAGGAGGTGAAGGAACTCTTCATCGACATCCTCAAGGTGGACAGCACAGCGGCCAACCCCTTCAATACGCTGGGCGTGAAGCTGCGTCGCAACGGCGACCTGCAGGGAGCGGTGCGTGCCTATCTGCAGGCGCTGGAGATTTCGCCGTCAGACGAGAACATTTATTTCAACCTTTCCAAAGCCTACTGCCTGCTGGAAGAGCGGGATAAGGGCATGGAAGCGCTTGTGACCGCCCTGCGCATCAATAGTGGTTTCGAGGAGGCGCGCGACCTTTACGGTCGCATGGCCGGGCAGCCATGGACCGGGGAGGGATTCGACGACCTTGTGGACAAGGTGGGACGATCCCGAGAGGGATCGGGATCCATTGTCGACCTATAG
- a CDS encoding ABC transporter ATP-binding protein, with translation MPETHAPETNTEDTSTPLLDVRNLTTVFHTAKGTVTAVDGVSFTLRAGRTLGLVGESGCGKSVTALSIMRLLSLPAGETVAGSVLFNGKDLLALSEKEMRTVRGNDISMIFQEPMTSLNPVFKVGEQVAEVIRLHKKTDKRGAWGEAVELLRKVGIPAPERRAEEYPHQMSGGMRQRVMIAMALACSPRLIIADEPTTALDVTIQGQILDLMKDMSQSTGAALMLITHDLGVVAETAEDVVVMYAGRIVEQAPVHSLFSTPLHPYTQGLLKSLPVHPGTGNLSAKKPRSLQAIPGTVPSLHALPRGCKFNDRCPHAFDRCRSEEPALLTGGAEHHVRCWLHA, from the coding sequence ATGCCGGAAACCCACGCCCCTGAGACCAATACTGAAGATACATCCACCCCGCTTCTGGACGTCCGGAACCTGACGACGGTGTTTCATACCGCCAAGGGCACGGTCACGGCCGTGGATGGCGTAAGCTTCACACTCAGGGCAGGACGGACATTAGGGCTGGTGGGAGAATCCGGCTGCGGCAAGAGTGTAACGGCCCTTTCCATCATGCGCCTGTTGTCGCTGCCCGCCGGTGAAACCGTTGCGGGAAGCGTGCTGTTCAACGGCAAGGACCTGCTTGCGCTGTCCGAAAAGGAAATGCGCACCGTTCGCGGCAACGATATCTCCATGATCTTTCAGGAACCCATGACCTCGCTCAACCCCGTCTTCAAGGTGGGGGAACAGGTGGCCGAAGTCATTCGCCTGCACAAAAAGACGGACAAACGCGGCGCATGGGGTGAAGCTGTCGAATTGCTGCGCAAGGTGGGCATACCCGCACCGGAACGCCGTGCAGAGGAGTATCCGCACCAGATGAGCGGCGGCATGCGCCAGCGCGTGATGATTGCCATGGCACTGGCCTGCTCGCCGAGACTGATCATTGCCGACGAGCCCACCACCGCGCTTGACGTCACCATTCAGGGACAGATTCTGGATCTCATGAAAGACATGTCGCAGAGTACGGGAGCCGCGCTCATGCTCATCACCCACGATCTGGGGGTTGTGGCGGAAACAGCGGAAGACGTTGTTGTCATGTATGCGGGCAGAATTGTGGAACAGGCTCCGGTGCACTCACTCTTCAGCACCCCGCTGCATCCATACACACAGGGGCTGCTCAAATCCCTGCCCGTGCATCCGGGCACGGGAAACCTGTCGGCAAAAAAGCCCAGAAGCCTGCAGGCAATTCCCGGCACAGTCCCCTCGCTGCACGCACTGCCCCGTGGCTGCAAGTTCAACGACCGTTGCCCGCACGCCTTTGACCGATGCAGGAGTGAAGAACCGGCCCTGCTGACAGGCGGGGCGGAGCATCATGTCAGATGCTGGCTGCATGCCTAG
- a CDS encoding response regulator yields MDTSILLVEDLDIVRQGLRALLSAREGYTIVGEAADGLEAVQMTAEKKPDIVLMDLHLPHMDGPDAIRQIKKSYPNTKIIALTADSKDRMLFKSLNAGVDGYILKKANCEDLIRAIQTVLLGKAYISPDLSGHLVEQYRREGAISQESPLDALSDREQQVLKLIAGGMGNKAIAEKLCISHKTVEKHKANLKKKIAVTNTAALVSFAMDHGLLEEL; encoded by the coding sequence ATGGATACAAGCATACTTCTGGTCGAAGACCTCGATATCGTCCGCCAAGGACTCCGGGCTCTGCTTTCCGCCCGCGAAGGCTACACCATAGTAGGGGAAGCTGCGGACGGACTTGAAGCCGTGCAAATGACCGCCGAAAAGAAGCCGGACATCGTTCTGATGGACCTGCACCTGCCGCACATGGATGGCCCGGATGCCATCCGCCAGATCAAGAAAAGCTATCCGAATACCAAGATCATCGCCCTGACCGCAGACAGCAAAGACCGCATGCTGTTCAAATCACTGAACGCTGGCGTGGATGGGTATATTCTCAAGAAAGCCAACTGCGAAGACCTGATACGCGCCATACAGACCGTATTGCTCGGCAAGGCCTACATCAGCCCGGACCTTTCAGGTCATCTTGTGGAACAATATCGGAGGGAGGGGGCCATTTCGCAGGAGAGTCCGCTGGATGCCCTCAGTGACAGAGAACAGCAGGTGCTCAAGCTCATTGCCGGCGGCATGGGCAACAAGGCCATCGCGGAAAAACTGTGTATCAGCCACAAGACCGTGGAAAAACACAAGGCCAACCTGAAGAAGAAAATCGCCGTCACCAATACGGCCGCACTCGTCTCCTTCGCCATGGACCACGGCCTGCTGGAAGAGCTCTAG